Genomic DNA from Chloroflexota bacterium:
CGACGGTATTTCGTTGGAAACACCAGATGATACAACAATACGCTTACATTGTGGCTCTTGTGTAAATAGATGCTCATGCATCTATTCTAATTCATTCGCCGCAAGCGGCGGGGTATCAGACCCTAAAAGAGAATGACACGATGCGGCGTGCCTTCTCACTCCAGAAGAGCGAGTCTTGAGACACCCTCTTCAAACCGCCCCCGTGTCATTGCGAGCGAAGCGAAGCAATCTCTGCCACGAGCCATCAGCTATGAGCCATCCTTCCGCAGAAGGATGAGCTGTGATCGTGTCATTCTGAGCGCAGCGAAGAATCTCGATTGTTACGCTGATTTGTGCAACCAGTCTGTAGGGACTGTCCGCGGTGGGGAACCAGGGGCAACGGACAGGGTCCCTACTGAGGGGAGACCCTTCGCCTTCGCTCAGGGTGACAAACCACATAAAAGTCGGGGTAACATATTGCATAAGGGGCAGGGTAACATATTGCCCACTGCGTCGGGTCGGGGACCCGACAGCCACTTTGGTCTGGGACCTATACGGCACCACACAAGGGGGAATGGATATCCCCGAAAACCGATCAACAGCCCTAACGCTCAATTATCATGGCCATCCCCTGCCCACCACCAATACACAGGTTGGCCAGGCCACGACGGGCGTTCTTTCTCTCCATCTCGTAAAGCAGAGTTACGAGTATGCGGGCGCCGGTGCAACCCAGCGGATGCCCCAGCGATATCCCTGAGCCATGAGGATTGACCTTCTCACAGCCCGGCTCGCAGGACTGCTTGCTTTCACCATACCGCGGAATGCCCAGTTCCTTCATGCAGGCAATGGTCTGGGAAGCAAAATCCTCATTGAGCTCAATGATGTCGATATCCTTCAGGGTATAGCCTGTCTTTTTGAGGAGCTTACGCGTAGCAGGTATCGGGCCAAGGCCCATATATTTGGGGTCCACACCGCCGGAAGCATATCCCCTGACGGATGCCCTGATCTTCAATCCGTTCTTCTCGGCGTATTCCCTAGACGTTATCAGCAGAGCCGCCGCCCCGTCATTGATCCCCGAAGCATTCCCTGCAGTCACCGTTCCGCCCTTCACAAAGGCCGGCGCCAGCTTGCCCATCTTCTCTGCATCAGTATCCATCGGTCTTTCATCTCTATCAAACGCCAGCGGAGGGCCCTTCTTCTGGGGAATCTGCACCGGCACGATCTCTTCTTTGAAAGTGCCGTCATTGATGGCCTTCATGGCCCGGTGGTGGCTCTCCGCGCCTAATTCGTCCTGTTCCTTCCTGGATATGTTGTAATCCCTGGCAATGTTCTCCGCGGTAACCCCCATATGGTAGTCATAGAGTATCTCCCAAAGGCCATCGAAAACCATCATGTCAAGCGCTTCTGCCTTACCACTTATATCCATGCGGTATCCCCAGCGCGCCTTGGGCAGCGCATAGGCAGCATTAGACATGCTCTCCATGCCTCCAGCCAGGATAGCATCGGCATCCCCGGCTCTTATGGCCTGTGCTGCCAGAGCCACCGCCTTGATGCCCGAAGCGCATACCTTGTTGATGGTGAAGACATTTGTCTCCTGAGGCATTCCCGCCTTGATGCTTGCCTGCCTGCCTGTATTCTGGCCCTGAGCTCCCTGCAGTACATTGCCCATGATGACCTCATCTATATACACTGGCCGCAGGCTCTGATCCCAGTCCATGTACTTGGCCTCTATCTCACTCTTTTCAATGTCCCTTGAAATGCTCGGCCTGATCTCCTTCGCATCCCCGGGGGCCACCGGCCTTACGCCTGCTTGCCTCAATACTTCCCTGATTACTATCCTGCCCAGGTCAATAGCCGTCACATCCTTCAGGGCACCCCCGAAAGATCCAATAGCTGTTCTTACTGCGCTGACTATCACGGGCTGCCTAGAATCCATGGTTATTCCTCCTCATTTGGACAAGACTTGATTTTGTATCACCCACGCTTCTCGTAATCAGGACACCAGGTGGCATTGGGCCGCTCCGGGTGATGGCAGGCGCCGCGCCAGTCCCATTTGCAGCTGTCACACAGAATGGCATTCATCCCCAGCGCCTTCTTAATGCGCAGCTTAACTCTATCCAGCCAGCCTGGTCGCCGCTCAGCCTTGTTGGTCATATACTTGGATTGTGGCGCAAAATCACTCAGCTAATTTATTGTAGGCACTCGCCTATTCGAAATCAAATCTCCATTCCCTTTGACTATCGACCGATTATCAGACTAAAATACGGCAGGAGGGCAATGTGCAACGTATGTGGGCACCCTGGCGGATGGAGTTTATCCTCACCGAGAAGCCGGACTACTGCATCCTTTGCAGGAAGCCAGCAGAGCAGGACGATGAGTGTAACTTTATCCTCTACCGGGGCAAGAAGAACTTCGTCATTCTGAATCGATTCCCCTATAACCCGGGGCACCTGATGGTAGCCCCATACCGCCACATTGCCAGCCTGGAAGATATGGACGATGAGGAACTGTGGGAACACATCGATTTCGTCAGGAGAAGCACCAGGACACTGCGCAGCGTCTTTGACCCTGCTGGTTTCAACATAGGCGTCAATATCGGCAAATCAGCCGGGGCAGGAATCAGCGACCACACTCATACCCACATAGTTCCGCGGTGGGCTGGCGATACCAACTTCATGCCCGTGGTGGCTGACACCAGAGTGTTGCCGGAAGGCCTGGCATCCACCTACGCCAAGCTGAAGGGGCTTCTCTAGGGAACATCGGCCCCAGCAATCCGTAGCCGCACCTTCCTCATGCCTACAGTTCCACAGCATCCGCTCAAACCAGGTTAGTCGTTTCCGTCGCCCGCTGACGATGCAAACAGGGCAGGGTTCTCACCCTGCCCTGCCCACAGAACACTCAGTTTTTCAGATACGTTAAGTCGATCTCTTCGGTTTCTTTACCTTGCTTGCCTGTTCGCGAATTTCATCCTTCTCGTGGAAGGCCGCCCTGGCCCCCTTTTCCCTTCTCTCTCTGAAGAAGTTGAACTCTCCGGGCTCATGGCGCACATTGGTAAACATCGTATGAGTGATATAGCCATAGGTGAAGGAATCAGTCAGTCCCATCCGGTCGTAGAAGAGATGCCTGCAGGCCTTGCCTATGGCAATCCCATCGCGCGGCATGAGACACAGTTCCTTCGCCAGAGCATTCACCTCGGCCTCCAGTTTGTCAGCCGGGACTGATTTGCCCACCAGCCCTATTCGCTCCGCCTCTTTCCCGTCTATCTGCCTGCCGCTGATGTACAGGTCCAGCGCCCGCCTCATGCCTACGGTCAGCATCAAGTGTCCAAAGGTATGTTCGCCGCCGCCGGCAAACCCTATCCTCTGTCCGGGGAAGCCCATCTTGCAGTCATCGGAGCAGACGAAGAAATCGCACAGCATGGCTATCATCAACCCCGCCTCAAGGGCAAACCCGTGCACCTGGGCAATGGTCAGCTTGGAACAGAAGAAAAATCTCTTGTAACCTTCGCTGATCCCCAGCTTGTCCATCTTCAGCCTTATTCTCTGGCTGGGGCGGCGATCGTCCTTCTGCGTCCCAAATCCGTAGACAAAGCCCACCTTGCTGAGATCCTGGCCTGCAGAGAAGCACCGGCCGGCTCCCTTGAAGATGATCACCTTGATATCATCATCTTCTTCCGCCTTCGTAATAGCGTCCAGCACTTCGGCAAAATCCTCTCCCACCGAGATGATAACATAGGAATTCATCTTCTCCGGTTTGTTGAACGTGATCGTGGCAATCTCGCCCTTTTTTTCATACTTGACGTACTTATAACTCATACCTTCCTCCCTGACATATAAGAAATCGTTCTCCATGCTACCATTCTGAACACTCGCGTGTCAATTTCACTTCAGATACAACATCAACATACAACAACAACATCAACATCGATTGACCCAT
This window encodes:
- a CDS encoding acetyl-CoA C-acetyltransferase, whose amino-acid sequence is MDSRQPVIVSAVRTAIGSFGGALKDVTAIDLGRIVIREVLRQAGVRPVAPGDAKEIRPSISRDIEKSEIEAKYMDWDQSLRPVYIDEVIMGNVLQGAQGQNTGRQASIKAGMPQETNVFTINKVCASGIKAVALAAQAIRAGDADAILAGGMESMSNAAYALPKARWGYRMDISGKAEALDMMVFDGLWEILYDYHMGVTAENIARDYNISRKEQDELGAESHHRAMKAINDGTFKEEIVPVQIPQKKGPPLAFDRDERPMDTDAEKMGKLAPAFVKGGTVTAGNASGINDGAAALLITSREYAEKNGLKIRASVRGYASGGVDPKYMGLGPIPATRKLLKKTGYTLKDIDIIELNEDFASQTIACMKELGIPRYGESKQSCEPGCEKVNPHGSGISLGHPLGCTGARILVTLLYEMERKNARRGLANLCIGGGQGMAMIIER
- a CDS encoding HIT domain-containing protein, encoding MQRMWAPWRMEFILTEKPDYCILCRKPAEQDDECNFILYRGKKNFVILNRFPYNPGHLMVAPYRHIASLEDMDDEELWEHIDFVRRSTRTLRSVFDPAGFNIGVNIGKSAGAGISDHTHTHIVPRWAGDTNFMPVVADTRVLPEGLASTYAKLKGLL
- a CDS encoding IS200/IS605 family transposase, which encodes MSIYLHKSHNVSVLLYHLVFPTKYRR
- a CDS encoding enoyl-CoA hydratase/isomerase family protein yields the protein MSYKYVKYEKKGEIATITFNKPEKMNSYVIISVGEDFAEVLDAITKAEEDDDIKVIIFKGAGRCFSAGQDLSKVGFVYGFGTQKDDRRPSQRIRLKMDKLGISEGYKRFFFCSKLTIAQVHGFALEAGLMIAMLCDFFVCSDDCKMGFPGQRIGFAGGGEHTFGHLMLTVGMRRALDLYISGRQIDGKEAERIGLVGKSVPADKLEAEVNALAKELCLMPRDGIAIGKACRHLFYDRMGLTDSFTYGYITHTMFTNVRHEPGEFNFFRERREKGARAAFHEKDEIREQASKVKKPKRST